One genomic segment of [Phormidium] sp. ETS-05 includes these proteins:
- a CDS encoding DUF2283 domain-containing protein — protein sequence MISFDDRPIAYAEDEGEIILHYSEDGQLVLIEILDFRKLMSDEAIKSLIAV from the coding sequence ATGATTTCGTTTGACGATCGCCCGATCGCTTATGCAGAAGATGAAGGAGAAATCATCCTGCACTACTCTGAAGATGGCCAGCTTGTTTTGATTGAAATTCTCGACTTTCGTAAATTAATGTCAGATGAAGCGATTAAATCGCTCATAGCGGTTTGA
- a CDS encoding DUF4258 domain-containing protein: protein MKEIRFSHHAELKLEVLASHQVTIDSDFVKETVRSPDRLEFAESGKIIAQKSLNENLVLRVVYREFNAFILIITIYPGKRSRYEKN from the coding sequence ATGAAAGAAATTCGTTTCAGCCATCATGCGGAATTAAAACTGGAGGTTTTAGCAAGTCACCAAGTTACTATCGATTCAGATTTTGTTAAAGAAACCGTGCGATCGCCAGACCGATTAGAATTCGCAGAATCAGGCAAAATTATTGCTCAAAAAAGTCTGAATGAAAATCTGGTGCTTCGCGTGGTTTATAGAGAATTTAATGCCTTTATTCTCATCATCACAATTTATCCCGGCAAGAGGTCTAGATATGAAAAAAATTAG
- a CDS encoding RluA family pseudouridine synthase, whose product MQSIMLEVGAEEERLDLWVASQLPDMSRSRIQKIIESGGVLVNGETCTTKKAKLKQGDRLTITIPNPEPLTLTPEDIPLDILYEDEHLLIINKPAGLVVHPSAGHDEGTLVHALLSHCTDLAGIGGVERPGIVHRLDKDTTGAIVVAKTDQAHQNLQAQIKAKTARREYLGIVYGAPRDAAGTIDLPLGRHPVDRKKQAVVIVEKGGRPAVTHWQIEERLGNYTLMRFELETGRTHQIRVHSAQIGHPIVGDVVYGRGRSVGVNLPGQALHAWRLTLAHPVTGDPLQAVAPIPETFATLLEVLRRRL is encoded by the coding sequence ATGCAGTCAATCATGTTGGAAGTGGGGGCAGAGGAGGAGCGTTTAGATTTGTGGGTGGCGAGCCAACTACCGGATATGTCACGCTCTCGGATTCAAAAGATTATCGAATCTGGGGGGGTGTTGGTGAATGGGGAGACTTGCACCACGAAAAAGGCGAAGCTAAAACAGGGCGATCGGCTCACCATCACCATCCCCAACCCAGAACCCCTCACCCTCACCCCAGAAGACATCCCCCTAGATATCCTCTATGAAGACGAACACCTGCTCATCATCAACAAACCCGCCGGTTTAGTAGTTCACCCATCAGCGGGTCACGATGAAGGCACCCTGGTTCATGCACTACTCAGCCATTGCACCGACCTCGCCGGTATTGGCGGGGTGGAACGTCCGGGGATTGTCCACCGCCTGGATAAAGACACCACTGGCGCGATCGTGGTAGCGAAAACCGACCAGGCACACCAAAATTTACAGGCACAAATCAAAGCCAAAACCGCCCGCCGAGAATATCTGGGGATTGTGTATGGGGCGCCCCGGGACGCCGCAGGCACGATCGATTTACCCCTAGGACGGCATCCAGTCGATCGGAAAAAACAGGCAGTAGTCATCGTGGAGAAGGGGGGACGCCCAGCGGTGACACACTGGCAAATAGAGGAAAGATTAGGGAACTATACTTTGATGCGGTTTGAGCTAGAAACGGGGCGGACCCATCAAATCAGGGTACATAGTGCCCAAATCGGACATCCGATCGTCGGCGATGTAGTATATGGTCGGGGCAGGTCTGTGGGGGTGAATTTGCCGGGACAGGCGTTGCACGCTTGGCGGCTGACTTTGGCACATCCAGTCACAGGAGATCCATTGCAGGCGGTGGCTCCGATACCGGAGACTTTCGCTACCCTGCTAGAAGTGCTGCGGCGGCGGCTATAG
- a CDS encoding type II toxin-antitoxin system Phd/YefM family antitoxin, producing the protein MKIIDINQALPQLIELIEMAFAGEEIIISKNNQQTIKITPVLSPQPRPPLFGCDKDRISISDDFDEPLDDFQDYI; encoded by the coding sequence ATGAAAATTATTGATATTAATCAAGCGTTACCGCAACTTATCGAATTGATAGAAATGGCTTTTGCAGGAGAAGAAATTATCATTAGTAAAAATAATCAGCAAACCATTAAAATTACTCCAGTTTTATCGCCTCAGCCGCGCCCCCCTTTATTTGGGTGCGATAAAGACCGGATTTCCATCAGTGATGATTTTGATGAACCTTTAGATGATTTTCAGGACTATATTTAA